In a genomic window of Sulfurimonas denitrificans DSM 1251:
- a CDS encoding phosphatase PAP2 family protein, which translates to MKINREIVIILTTLIALFLLFEITNIDMFVQKFFYDDISHKWLLSHEKGSWLDIVFYTGIKKSIIAFAVIILFLYLYSFRKSAKKLREYREGLLIVWLSVAIVPALIGFLKATTNVPCPCDAFVFGGDYPYIRVLDSMPQEIMKKFKCYPAGHASGGFALMSLFFLFKSKINQILALVVTLIIGWSMGIYKMLIGDHYLSHTIITMVLSWLLILIIKKVVNKYCKL; encoded by the coding sequence ATGAAGATTAACAGAGAAATCGTAATTATACTAACTACTCTAATAGCTCTATTTTTACTCTTCGAGATTACAAATATTGATATGTTTGTACAGAAGTTTTTTTATGACGATATCTCTCATAAATGGTTGTTAAGCCATGAAAAGGGGAGCTGGTTAGACATAGTTTTTTATACAGGAATAAAAAAAAGCATTATTGCATTTGCTGTCATAATTTTGTTCTTGTATCTTTACTCATTTAGAAAATCAGCGAAAAAACTAAGAGAGTATAGAGAAGGACTTCTAATTGTTTGGCTAAGTGTGGCTATTGTTCCAGCTTTAATTGGCTTTTTAAAAGCTACAACAAATGTGCCTTGTCCATGTGATGCTTTCGTTTTTGGTGGAGATTATCCATACATAAGAGTTCTTGATTCAATGCCACAAGAGATTATGAAAAAATTTAAGTGCTATCCAGCAGGTCATGCCAGTGGCGGTTTTGCGCTGATGTCGCTTTTTTTCCTTTTTAAATCAAAAATAAATCAAATCTTAGCTTTAGTAGTTACGCTTATTATTGGTTGGAGCATGGGCATATATAAGATGCTAATTGGAGATCACTATTTAAGCCATACGATTATAACAATGGTTTTGTCATGGCTTTTAATACTTATAATAAAAAAAGTTGTAAATAAATATTGCAAATTGTAA
- a CDS encoding response regulator has product MRILVVEDDEKIASFIKKGLQEESYSVDVTSNGYEAIYLVETNSYDIVLLDLMIHGLGGIDVCKNIRGKNIATPIIMLTARDAIKDKVEGLDCGANDYLTKPFSFEELLARIRSKLRTTSTLSSTIAIADLTINTARREVKRGDKKINLTAKEYALLEYLARNSKKLLSETIIKENLSDMAEVSMSNIVNVYIYRLRNKIDKDYEPKLIHTVRGLGYMLSEKDV; this is encoded by the coding sequence ATGCGAATATTAGTTGTTGAAGATGATGAAAAAATTGCATCTTTCATAAAAAAAGGTCTGCAAGAGGAGTCATACAGCGTTGATGTCACATCTAATGGATATGAAGCTATCTATCTTGTAGAGACTAACTCTTATGATATTGTTTTGCTTGATTTGATGATTCATGGACTTGGTGGGATAGATGTCTGTAAAAACATAAGAGGCAAAAACATTGCAACTCCAATCATTATGCTAACAGCTAGAGATGCGATTAAAGATAAAGTTGAGGGTCTTGATTGTGGCGCAAATGACTACTTAACAAAACCTTTTTCATTTGAGGAACTTTTAGCTCGTATCCGTTCCAAACTAAGAACTACCTCAACTCTCTCAAGCACGATAGCTATAGCTGATTTAACTATAAATACAGCTCGTCGTGAAGTAAAGCGTGGAGATAAAAAGATTAACCTAACCGCAAAAGAGTATGCCCTGCTTGAATACCTAGCAAGAAATTCCAAGAAGCTCTTAAGTGAGACAATTATAAAAGAGAATCTAAGTGATATGGCAGAGGTCAGTATGAGTAATATCGTAAATGTTTATATCTACCGTTTGCGCAATAAAATAGATAAAGATTATGAGCCAAAACTTATACATACAGTAAGAGGATTAGGCTACATGTTAAGCGAGAAAGATGTTTAA
- a CDS encoding arsenate reductase ArsC: MNKKILVLCTGNSCRSIIAEALINAHVKGVRAYSAGVRASGVVNPNAKAVLQKAQIWRDEYHSKTIEEIEDIDFDLVITVCDNAKESCPIFKKKSKVIHVGFVDPDGKEIAEFFKIFDEIKSKLLPIIEKEL; the protein is encoded by the coding sequence TTGAATAAAAAAATATTAGTCTTATGTACAGGAAATAGTTGTCGCTCTATCATTGCCGAAGCTCTCATAAATGCACATGTAAAAGGTGTTAGAGCTTATAGTGCAGGAGTTCGTGCTAGTGGTGTCGTAAATCCAAACGCAAAAGCAGTTTTGCAAAAAGCTCAAATATGGAGAGACGAGTACCACTCTAAAACTATAGAAGAGATTGAAGATATAGATTTTGACTTAGTTATAACTGTATGTGATAACGCAAAAGAGTCATGTCCAATATTTAAAAAAAAGAGTAAAGTAATACATGTAGGTTTTGTTGACCCTGATGGCAAAGAGATTGCAGAATTTTTTAAAATATTTGATGAGATAAAGAGCAAACTCCTTCCAATTATAGAAAAAGAGCTCTAA
- a CDS encoding CvfB family protein: MEQNHHLELGIINSLRVDRYTPHGIFLEALDGKDVLLPQAYVTQSMQEDTLLEVFLYTDSEDRLVATTLKPKAMLDEFALFEVVDVAPFGAFVNWGLPKDLFVPKMFQKEPFKVGDKRFLKIIYDDRTHRLVGTEKLGDFFERRVKGLSQHKEADILIIAKTPLGYKCIVEKLYEGLIYHNEIFEKIEIGDKKRAFVKNIRKDGCIDLSLQPDSSKRKDASVEKVKLLLNKNGGSMPYNYKSDAELIKDVFELSKKEFKRSLTALVDSNTIEVRENGIYLKS, translated from the coding sequence ATGGAACAAAACCACCACTTAGAACTAGGTATTATCAACTCTCTTAGAGTTGATAGATACACTCCTCATGGAATCTTTTTAGAAGCACTCGATGGTAAAGATGTTCTTCTGCCACAAGCTTATGTAACTCAGAGTATGCAAGAGGATACACTCTTGGAGGTCTTTTTATATACAGACTCTGAAGATAGGCTTGTTGCAACAACTCTTAAGCCAAAAGCAATGCTGGATGAGTTTGCTCTCTTTGAAGTAGTAGATGTTGCTCCATTTGGGGCATTTGTAAATTGGGGTCTGCCAAAAGATCTCTTTGTTCCAAAAATGTTTCAAAAAGAACCATTTAAAGTTGGCGATAAAAGATTTTTAAAAATCATTTATGATGATAGAACTCACAGACTCGTTGGCACTGAAAAATTGGGAGATTTTTTTGAGCGTAGAGTAAAAGGTTTATCACAACACAAAGAGGCAGATATACTCATCATTGCAAAGACCCCACTTGGATATAAATGCATAGTAGAAAAGCTATATGAAGGATTAATTTATCATAACGAAATCTTTGAAAAGATAGAGATAGGCGATAAAAAAAGAGCTTTTGTAAAAAATATTAGAAAAGATGGATGTATAGATTTATCGCTCCAGCCAGATTCATCTAAGAGAAAAGACGCTTCAGTAGAGAAAGTTAAACTACTTTTAAATAAAAATGGCGGAAGTATGCCCTACAACTACAAAAGTGATGCGGAGCTTATAAAAGATGTTTTTGAACTGAGCAAAAAAGAGTTTAAACGCTCCCTGACTGCCTTAGTAGATAGCAACACTATAGAAGTTAGAGAAAATGGCATATATTTAAAGAGTTAA
- a CDS encoding ArsR/SmtB family transcription factor: MDVFLKTIGAVNDYTRVEILHYINQSGEVCVCDIENSFSMIQSRISRHLKILKDAGFLKVDRRGRWAFYSIVEPMDEFRASILKEINSLGINISLQKKGCNLE, from the coding sequence ATGGATGTTTTTTTAAAAACTATTGGCGCAGTAAATGATTACACTAGAGTTGAGATTCTTCATTATATAAATCAAAGTGGTGAAGTATGTGTCTGTGATATAGAAAATTCATTTTCAATGATTCAATCTCGTATATCAAGACATCTAAAAATTTTAAAAGATGCAGGATTTTTAAAGGTTGACAGACGTGGCAGATGGGCTTTTTACAGTATTGTAGAACCTATGGATGAGTTTAGAGCATCAATTTTAAAAGAGATTAACTCTCTAGGCATAAATATATCATTACAAAAAAAAGGATGCAATCTTGAATAA
- a CDS encoding diacylglycerol kinase encodes MRNQPKYNFFKNTSYAIKGLRDLVATETSFKIELFVAITLLPVIIFIDVSLTNKLLMFITLFSMLIAEAINSAIERVVDLVTLEHHPLAGRAKDIGSSVVFLSIAIFVVTWIFIIWETL; translated from the coding sequence TTGAGAAATCAGCCTAAATATAATTTTTTTAAAAACACATCCTATGCGATAAAAGGGCTAAGAGATTTAGTTGCAACTGAGACCTCATTTAAAATTGAACTCTTTGTAGCTATAACTTTACTACCCGTTATTATCTTTATAGATGTCTCTCTTACAAACAAACTTCTTATGTTTATAACGCTCTTTAGCATGCTAATAGCAGAGGCTATAAACAGCGCTATTGAGAGAGTTGTTGATTTGGTTACACTTGAACATCACCCACTTGCAGGACGAGCAAAAGATATTGGAAGCAGTGTTGTTTTTTTATCTATAGCTATTTTTGTAGTAACTTGGATTTTTATAATTTGGGAGACGCTATAA
- a CDS encoding LTA synthase family protein — protein sequence MQESMRNRFHFIGIVFWIFLAISAITRTVLLVKSIDVVSLSILEILKIYLIGAFYDSVSAGYLVIPFVIYLFFIPQKLFNHKLHRYLTYAFSYTLLFGAVFLSFSEWFFWDEFSVRFNFIAVDYLVYTKEVIGNIKESYPMGLLLTVIATIAALLFYFLYKTKRVDTLLRDSSTIKQRIKPTLIYLLIPIISFAQVTDGLSKFSANQYNNELSKSGLYSLFGAFRNNTLDYNTFYLSEDEQSALSNLKKSLSSDNSTFLNDGGVTRNIINKSQEKDYNVVMIVVESLSGRFLESLGGDKGLTPNLDSLVKESMFFDNFYATGTRTIRGMESITLSVPPMPGRSIVKKPDNHNMYSSGFIFRNKGYETKFIYGGYGYFDNMNEFFSNNGFSVVDRVNFSDEEDTFHTVWGVCDEDLLNKTLKEADMSYHAHKPFMSFVMTTSNHRPYDYPNGRVDIPSHTGRDGAVKYTDYAIGDFLKKAKDKPWFKNTIFVIVADHCATSAGKSELPLDKYHIPMIIYAPELIQPQVINKISSQIDIMPTLFNMLNWSYKSKFYGKDILEESFEPRALVGTYQKLGLYKDDVLSVLSVGKKLNSYEVLEQDIFSTKYKEVSLDTKIKDEILSYYQSASYIQERKLDRYED from the coding sequence ATGCAAGAGAGTATGCGAAACAGATTTCATTTTATAGGGATAGTCTTTTGGATTTTTTTAGCAATTTCTGCAATAACAAGAACAGTGCTTCTGGTTAAATCAATAGATGTAGTAAGCCTATCTATATTAGAGATATTAAAAATTTATCTCATTGGAGCTTTTTATGATTCTGTTAGCGCTGGATATTTAGTTATTCCTTTTGTAATCTATCTATTTTTTATTCCGCAAAAACTATTTAACCATAAACTTCATCGTTATCTCACCTACGCTTTTTCTTATACACTTCTCTTTGGAGCAGTTTTTTTATCATTTAGCGAGTGGTTTTTTTGGGATGAATTTAGTGTTAGATTTAATTTTATAGCAGTTGATTATCTTGTATATACAAAAGAGGTAATTGGAAATATAAAAGAGTCCTATCCGATGGGACTGCTTTTAACTGTTATAGCAACGATTGCAGCACTGCTCTTCTATTTTTTATATAAAACAAAAAGAGTCGATACGCTGCTTAGAGATAGCAGTACAATTAAACAAAGAATCAAACCAACTCTAATCTATCTTCTCATACCAATAATCTCTTTTGCTCAAGTGACGGACGGCTTATCAAAATTTTCTGCAAATCAGTACAACAATGAACTAAGTAAATCAGGGCTCTACTCACTCTTTGGTGCATTTAGAAATAATACACTTGATTACAATACATTTTATCTTAGCGAAGATGAGCAGAGTGCTCTGTCAAATCTTAAAAAATCGTTATCATCTGATAACTCTACATTTTTAAACGATGGAGGAGTTACAAGAAACATTATAAATAAGTCTCAAGAGAAGGATTATAATGTAGTAATGATAGTAGTAGAGAGCTTAAGTGGAAGGTTTCTTGAGTCTCTTGGAGGAGATAAAGGATTGACTCCAAACCTTGATTCACTTGTAAAAGAGAGTATGTTTTTTGATAACTTTTATGCAACAGGAACAAGAACCATAAGAGGAATGGAGTCCATTACACTCTCAGTTCCGCCGATGCCAGGGCGCTCTATTGTAAAGAAGCCAGACAATCATAATATGTACTCAAGTGGATTTATCTTTCGTAATAAAGGGTATGAGACAAAGTTTATCTATGGTGGATATGGCTACTTTGACAACATGAATGAGTTTTTCTCAAATAATGGATTCTCTGTTGTTGATAGAGTAAATTTTAGTGATGAGGAGGATACCTTTCATACAGTTTGGGGAGTTTGTGATGAGGATTTGTTAAACAAAACTCTAAAAGAGGCGGACATGTCATATCATGCGCATAAGCCATTTATGAGTTTTGTTATGACTACATCAAACCACAGACCTTATGACTATCCAAATGGGCGTGTTGATATACCATCTCATACAGGAAGAGATGGTGCTGTAAAATATACAGATTATGCAATTGGCGATTTTTTGAAAAAGGCAAAAGATAAACCGTGGTTTAAAAATACAATTTTTGTAATAGTTGCTGATCATTGTGCAACAAGTGCAGGAAAGAGTGAACTTCCTCTTGATAAATACCATATTCCTATGATTATTTATGCTCCAGAGCTTATTCAGCCACAAGTTATTAATAAAATCTCAAGTCAAATAGACATAATGCCGACACTCTTTAATATGTTAAATTGGTCATACAAGAGTAAATTTTACGGAAAAGATATACTAGAAGAGTCATTTGAGCCAAGAGCGTTAGTTGGAACATACCAAAAGCTTGGACTATATAAAGATGATGTTTTAAGTGTTTTGTCTGTTGGTAAAAAATTAAACAGTTATGAAGTGTTAGAGCAAGATATTTTCTCTACAAAGTATAAAGAGGTCTCTTTAGATACAAAAATTAAAGATGAGATTCTAAGTTACTATCAAAGTGCAAGTTATATACAAGAGAGAAAATTAGATAGATATGAAGATTAA
- a CDS encoding LTA synthase family protein gives MFKYLIKYYLYMITLFFIGRAVLFVLYFDNFKDSGVDYWLTFIYGLRMDTIVASTLLLIPLILLSLTPAKLKESVEKFLKYYFLVVFSIIIYIENATLPFIAQYDVRPNYLFVEYLVYPQEVFAMIFADYKLELLVAFGMIGAFIYLYLKYAKNSTSKIFETSYLKRIALFLPIFLLLFIGARSSFGHRPANASDAMYTTNRMVNEITKNSIYSILYAVYSNSAHGSEKMMAKYGKMDTKEAIKRVKKRLNIKTTDDDSLFLRVQESHFKTTKPKNLVIFIQESFGYQFVEAVGGEKGITPNFNNLSKEGILFTDLYSNGTRSIRGLAGMSAGNLAIPGDGVLKRSKSQSGFFTIASLLKPFDYHTTFMYGGESRFDNMRSWYLGNGFDEIIDQPCFVNPTFTAPWGVCDEDLAVRANEEFKKMHEKNQKFATVMFSQSNHSPFEYPYEKIELLDGVAPNSVKNAIKYADFAIGRLIEMAKKEPYYKDTIFVIVADHNVRVYGNDLIPVDMFHIPALILGADVKPQIYDKISTQPDVLATALDLIGLDFTYPIMGHSIFSDEKQNISLMQFHTSYALRVDDKVAIIGTDQKASTFIYEDPANYMDTNNHLTPTQSDEELEKDALAFVVALSYMYEKKLYKPKDKNN, from the coding sequence ATGTTTAAATATCTCATCAAATATTATCTTTATATGATTACTCTATTTTTCATCGGCAGAGCAGTACTCTTTGTACTCTATTTTGATAACTTCAAAGATAGCGGTGTTGATTATTGGCTCACTTTTATTTATGGTCTTAGAATGGATACAATTGTCGCATCTACACTTTTACTTATTCCACTTATTTTACTCTCATTAACTCCAGCAAAACTCAAAGAGTCTGTTGAAAAATTTTTAAAATACTATTTTTTAGTGGTTTTCTCAATTATAATCTATATAGAAAATGCGACTCTGCCTTTTATAGCGCAGTATGATGTACGTCCAAACTATCTTTTTGTTGAGTATCTTGTATATCCGCAAGAAGTTTTTGCTATGATATTTGCGGATTATAAACTAGAGCTTCTCGTAGCCTTTGGGATGATTGGTGCATTTATCTATCTTTATCTAAAATATGCAAAAAACAGCACTTCAAAAATATTTGAAACTAGCTACCTAAAGCGCATTGCTCTATTTTTACCTATATTTTTACTACTTTTTATTGGCGCACGTTCATCATTTGGACACAGACCAGCAAATGCTTCTGATGCGATGTACACGACAAACAGAATGGTAAATGAGATAACAAAAAACTCCATCTACTCTATTTTGTATGCTGTATATAGCAATTCAGCACATGGTAGTGAGAAGATGATGGCTAAATATGGCAAAATGGATACAAAAGAGGCGATAAAAAGAGTTAAAAAAAGATTAAATATAAAAACCACTGACGATGACTCTCTTTTCTTGAGAGTTCAAGAGAGCCACTTTAAAACAACTAAACCAAAAAATCTTGTAATTTTTATACAAGAGAGTTTTGGTTATCAATTTGTAGAGGCAGTTGGCGGAGAAAAAGGGATAACACCAAACTTTAACAACCTCAGCAAAGAGGGAATTTTATTTACAGATTTGTACTCAAATGGGACAAGAAGCATTCGCGGGTTAGCTGGCATGAGTGCTGGAAATCTTGCAATTCCTGGGGATGGTGTTTTAAAGAGAAGCAAGTCTCAGAGTGGTTTTTTTACAATTGCCTCACTACTTAAGCCATTTGATTATCACACGACCTTTATGTATGGTGGGGAGAGTAGATTTGACAACATGAGGAGCTGGTACCTTGGTAACGGTTTTGATGAAATTATTGATCAGCCATGTTTTGTAAATCCAACATTTACAGCTCCATGGGGCGTTTGCGATGAAGATTTGGCTGTGAGAGCAAACGAAGAGTTTAAGAAGATGCATGAAAAAAATCAAAAATTTGCAACTGTTATGTTTTCTCAATCAAACCACTCCCCCTTTGAATATCCTTATGAAAAAATAGAACTACTAGATGGAGTAGCTCCAAATAGTGTTAAAAATGCCATCAAATATGCTGACTTTGCAATTGGGAGATTAATTGAGATGGCAAAGAAAGAGCCATATTATAAAGATACCATTTTTGTTATTGTTGCAGATCATAACGTTAGAGTTTATGGCAATGACTTAATTCCTGTTGATATGTTTCACATACCTGCTTTGATTCTTGGCGCAGATGTCAAGCCTCAAATTTATGATAAAATTTCAACTCAACCAGATGTTCTTGCTACTGCTCTTGATTTGATAGGTTTGGATTTTACATATCCTATTATGGGACACTCAATTTTTAGCGACGAGAAGCAAAATATCTCACTTATGCAGTTTCATACATCTTATGCGCTAAGAGTAGATGACAAAGTTGCCATAATTGGTACGGATCAAAAAGCATCTACATTTATATATGAAGATCCAGCAAATTATATGGATACAAATAACCATCTAACTCCTACTCAAAGTGATGAGGAGCTAGAAAAAGATGCTCTGGCTTTTGTTGTGGCGCTTAGTTACATGTATGAGAAGAAACTATATAAACCTAAGGATAAAAACAATTGA
- a CDS encoding ATP-binding protein, giving the protein MFKSLRLKLLFYFFIINFIVLFIYGGFIYSTAKKGLLNTTDAQLKMISLDVIPDFKESSYSNAKGFADELLGEFSITPLFLKIIHYNKQSKTIEHESISSDDMSYLFEIPLNEIGHLNSIYYFNKGIYRVSSMLIFEKEDSKFFIQLATKKDIDSAYIKQLLYNLIIATPIILIIFLFIANILINKTLSPVKEVIESVKLISVKSLSNRIDTKKIPSEIEELVSTFNHLLSNLEDSFNKITSFSQDASHELKTPLTVIRGEIEVALKQERSTEEYKDILKDILEESINIQEIINQLLFLAKKDTSEIKSGFLEIYLDEIVTDTALWIEKFAKNKNIDIVIKKIIPSTIYANETLLKIAINNILKNAIVYSKSDTTIEISMDETSQEYLLIIKDNGYGISDEDLPFIFDRFYRADKARSRKDAGFGLGLSIVKMILDIHNYKIKLQSRKDIGTTVTILIPKNELLLTRNI; this is encoded by the coding sequence ATGTTTAAGAGCTTAAGATTAAAACTGCTTTTTTACTTTTTTATCATAAATTTTATAGTTCTTTTTATCTATGGTGGCTTTATTTATAGCACGGCAAAAAAAGGTCTTTTAAACACAACTGATGCACAACTTAAGATGATATCTTTGGATGTTATACCTGACTTTAAAGAGAGCAGTTACTCTAACGCTAAAGGGTTTGCAGATGAACTCTTAGGAGAGTTTTCAATCACCCCTCTCTTTTTAAAAATCATCCACTATAACAAACAGAGCAAAACTATAGAGCATGAGAGCATCTCCTCTGATGATATGAGTTATCTATTTGAGATACCTCTTAATGAGATTGGGCACCTTAATAGTATCTACTACTTCAACAAAGGTATATATCGTGTCAGTTCTATGCTTATTTTTGAAAAAGAGGATAGTAAATTTTTTATCCAACTTGCTACTAAAAAAGATATTGATTCTGCATATATAAAACAACTTCTATATAATTTGATTATAGCAACTCCAATTATCTTAATAATTTTTCTATTCATTGCAAACATCCTTATAAATAAAACTCTCTCTCCCGTCAAAGAGGTTATAGAGTCTGTAAAATTAATCTCTGTAAAAAGTCTCTCAAACCGCATAGACACGAAAAAAATTCCTAGTGAGATAGAAGAGCTTGTAAGTACTTTTAACCATCTACTAAGCAACTTAGAGGACTCTTTTAATAAAATAACCTCATTTAGCCAAGACGCTTCACATGAGCTAAAAACTCCCTTAACTGTTATTCGTGGAGAGATAGAAGTAGCTCTCAAACAAGAGAGATCAACAGAGGAGTACAAAGATATTTTAAAAGATATTTTAGAAGAGAGTATTAACATCCAAGAGATAATAAATCAACTTCTTTTCCTTGCTAAAAAAGATACATCAGAGATAAAGAGTGGCTTTTTAGAGATATATTTAGATGAAATAGTCACAGATACAGCCTTGTGGATAGAAAAATTTGCCAAAAATAAAAACATAGATATAGTCATAAAAAAAATTATCCCCTCAACCATTTACGCAAATGAGACCCTTTTAAAAATTGCTATAAACAACATTCTTAAAAATGCAATTGTATATAGCAAGAGCGATACAACAATAGAGATTTCAATGGATGAGACTAGCCAAGAGTATCTGCTTATTATTAAAGACAACGGATATGGCATAAGCGATGAAGATTTACCTTTTATCTTTGATAGATTTTACAGAGCAGATAAAGCCCGCTCAAGAAAAGATGCAGGTTTTGGTTTAGGACTCTCTATTGTAAAGATGATTTTAGATATTCACAACTACAAAATTAAGTTACAAAGTAGAAAAGATATTGGAACAACTGTAACTATACTGATTCCAAAAAATGAACTTCTCTTAACTAGGAATATTTAA
- a CDS encoding arsenic transporter, with amino-acid sequence MLLPFLIFLVTLILIIWQPRGLQIGTIAISGAIVALIFGVVNFNDVLSVFDIIWDATLAFIGIIIFSMILDEIGFFEYCALVMAKLSNGSGRAMFFYSIILGALVSALFANDGAALILTPILLAKMKILRLNTKTILAFLLAGGFISDSASLPFVFSNLTNIVTANYFNIGFGTFFANMIFPFFISTLISMLILWIVLRKDIPLHVDITLLKNPKDAIKHKGLFNFSWLFIALLLCSYFIGDTYHLPISLFALGGALIFLLIATFAKAVKPKEIIKDAPWQVVWFSLGLYIVVYGLKNAGLTNYLSEILLYLNTQSQLIAVVGTGFLAAILSAVMNNMPTIMIMDIALKDIANEAMIYANIIGCNLGPKMTPFGSLATLLWLHTLEKKGIKINYYSYTKFGLLVTPIVLLAVLLSLL; translated from the coding sequence ATGTTGCTTCCTTTTTTAATATTTCTTGTAACTCTTATTTTAATTATATGGCAGCCACGTGGATTACAAATAGGAACTATTGCTATATCTGGCGCAATAGTTGCTCTTATTTTTGGTGTTGTAAACTTTAATGATGTTTTGAGTGTTTTTGATATTATCTGGGACGCAACGCTCGCTTTTATAGGCATAATAATCTTCTCTATGATTTTAGATGAGATAGGCTTTTTTGAGTACTGCGCTCTTGTGATGGCAAAACTATCCAATGGAAGTGGAAGAGCAATGTTCTTTTACTCTATAATTTTAGGTGCTCTTGTTTCAGCACTTTTTGCAAATGATGGAGCAGCACTTATCTTAACTCCTATCTTACTTGCAAAAATGAAAATTCTTAGATTAAACACAAAAACTATTCTTGCATTTTTACTTGCTGGTGGTTTTATAAGTGATAGTGCATCTTTGCCTTTTGTATTTTCAAATTTAACAAATATAGTTACCGCCAACTACTTCAACATAGGCTTTGGAACTTTTTTTGCAAATATGATTTTCCCATTTTTCATAAGCACACTGATAAGTATGCTCATACTTTGGATAGTTTTGCGCAAAGACATTCCTTTACATGTAGATATAACTTTACTTAAAAACCCAAAAGATGCCATAAAGCACAAAGGACTATTTAACTTCTCTTGGCTCTTTATAGCACTTCTGCTTTGTAGCTATTTTATAGGAGATACTTATCATCTGCCTATCTCTTTGTTTGCTCTAGGCGGTGCACTTATATTTCTACTCATTGCTACATTTGCCAAAGCAGTTAAACCAAAAGAGATAATTAAAGATGCACCTTGGCAAGTTGTATGGTTTTCACTTGGTCTTTATATAGTTGTTTATGGGCTTAAAAATGCAGGCTTGACTAATTACTTGAGTGAGATTTTGCTCTACTTAAATACTCAAAGCCAGCTTATAGCAGTTGTTGGAACTGGCTTTTTAGCTGCAATTTTATCTGCTGTGATGAACAATATGCCTACTATCATGATTATGGATATAGCACTCAAAGATATTGCAAACGAAGCGATGATATATGCAAATATCATAGGTTGTAATCTAGGTCCAAAGATGACGCCATTTGGCTCACTTGCTACACTTTTATGGCTTCATACGCTAGAGAAAAAAGGGATAAAAATTAATTACTACTCATATACAAAATTTGGTCTTTTAGTAACCCCCATAGTTTTGTTAGCTGTCCTACTCTCACTGCTTTAA